TTTCTGATTGTCGATCCGGACACCTTAACGGATTTTGTTTATAGAATATTTAAAGAAGTTTTAGAAGGATTAAAAAATGGATCAGGTTCTAAGAAGCATGACTTTAGAGTTTTTCGCTGCTGGCAATCACAAGATTACACCAGGAAGGCTATTAGAGACAAAGAATGCACTTTTTCTGGATGTTAGGTCGAATGAAGAAGCAGGGTCTATTTCAGTGAAATTGAGACATCACCCTTCTGTTGTATCCAAACACATACCAGTTAATGAGATCCCTGACAGGATAGAGGAAATCCCAAAAGACATGTTTATTGGCATTTTTTGCTCTGCAGATGTCCGATCTACCATGGTTTACATGTATCTTGTTTCCAAAGGCTTTTCCCATGTTCGTATTATTAAAGGCGGCTATCCTGCCCTTACGGAAGCTTTGAAGCCAGGAAGCATCTGGGATAGTATTCAGGCAAAGAAAGACCTATAGCGTTTTATGTTTTGAAGGAAAAAGGTACCCATTGTTAACACTTATCATCCTTTGCGTGATTATTTTTGCTTTGGCTATTGTTATGACCATGGCTGGCAGAGGAGGCGGTAATTTTTATGTCCTGGTCTTGGCCCTTTCAGGTGTTCCCATGCATCAAGCTGCCACAACAGGGCAGTTTATCCTTTTCATGACAGCCATCTCAGCTCTGTTCGTTTTTCAAAAAAACAAGGTGGTTGTGTGGCCCCTAGCAATTTTGATTGGCACATTGACAGCGTCCGCGGCCCTGGCAGGCGGATATTTTTCCCACTGGTTCAGCGGTTTTACGTTGAAATTAATATTCTCGTGTTTGCTGGCAATTGCCGGAGCAATGATGCTTTTGCCTGTTTCAGAACGTACAAATTTAAACCCTGATAGAAAACTCGGGTATTGGATTTTTGAATCAGGAGGCAGTCGGTACATTGTCAACCTATGGATTGCAACGTCTGTGACAATATTGGCTGGTTTTGGATCAGGAATGGTTGGTGTATCAGGAGGATCTTTTTTAGTTCCTCTCATGGTCTTGGCGTGCGGAGTACCGATGCGTGTCGCCGTGGGTACTGCCTCTACACTCATTGCCGCAACGGCCTTGATGGGATTTACCGGCCATGCGCTTCAAGGCGATTTCAACCCGGCCTGGGCGGTTCCGCTCGCAGGCGTTACCGTTATCGGCGGCTTTCTGGGGAGTAAATTTGCCATGAAGACTAAATCGAAAAGTCTTAAACAGCTGTTTGCCTACACTACTCTTGCTGCTTCAATATTTATGGTGATCAATGCATTTTATTCAAGATAGTTGCCGCAGGCCCGGGTGGAGACTGTGTTTGC
The window above is part of the Deltaproteobacteria bacterium genome. Proteins encoded here:
- a CDS encoding rhodanese-like domain-containing protein; amino-acid sequence: MDQVLRSMTLEFFAAGNHKITPGRLLETKNALFLDVRSNEEAGSISVKLRHHPSVVSKHIPVNEIPDRIEEIPKDMFIGIFCSADVRSTMVYMYLVSKGFSHVRIIKGGYPALTEALKPGSIWDSIQAKKDL
- a CDS encoding sulfite exporter TauE/SafE family protein translates to MLTLIILCVIIFALAIVMTMAGRGGGNFYVLVLALSGVPMHQAATTGQFILFMTAISALFVFQKNKVVVWPLAILIGTLTASAALAGGYFSHWFSGFTLKLIFSCLLAIAGAMMLLPVSERTNLNPDRKLGYWIFESGGSRYIVNLWIATSVTILAGFGSGMVGVSGGSFLVPLMVLACGVPMRVAVGTASTLIAATALMGFTGHALQGDFNPAWAVPLAGVTVIGGFLGSKFAMKTKSKSLKQLFAYTTLAASIFMVINAFYSR